In one window of Candidatus Scalindua sp. DNA:
- a CDS encoding TIGR00153 family protein: protein MQDVNLCVERLKDIFDALGKEDTKTVARIAKEVSKLEAKADATKNELRNHLPSNLFMPISKGALLEILSLQDDIADDCEDIAVLLTLKELKIKEILKEDIENFFKKNLETFDLVKIIIEEFDNLLETSFTGREAEKVKSMVQAVALKEHESDLSQRQLLKNMFSNEEHFSHGEFQLWLLIFKETRALSNTSEKLAHRIRNLLDLE, encoded by the coding sequence ATGCAGGATGTTAATCTCTGTGTGGAAAGGTTAAAAGATATCTTTGATGCCCTGGGAAAAGAGGATACCAAAACAGTCGCACGAATAGCAAAGGAAGTTTCAAAACTGGAAGCAAAGGCGGACGCAACAAAGAATGAATTACGTAACCATCTGCCCAGTAATCTCTTTATGCCTATCAGCAAGGGTGCATTACTGGAAATACTTTCATTGCAGGATGACATTGCTGACGACTGCGAAGATATTGCGGTCCTCCTGACGCTGAAAGAACTCAAGATAAAAGAGATTCTCAAAGAAGATATCGAAAACTTTTTCAAAAAGAATTTAGAGACGTTTGATCTTGTCAAAATTATCATAGAGGAGTTTGATAACCTCCTTGAGACATCATTTACAGGTCGTGAAGCAGAGAAAGTGAAGTCTATGGTTCAGGCTGTTGCCCTTAAAGAGCACGAAAGCGATTTGTCTCAAAGGCAGTTGCTGAAGAATATGTTCAGCAATGAAGAACATTTCAGCCATGGAGAATTCCAATTGTGGTTATTGATCTTCAAAGAAACAAGAGCATTATCAAACACTTCTGAGAAACTGGCCCACCGTATTCGCAACCTGCTAGACCTTGAGTAA